One Flavobacterium sp. 90 DNA segment encodes these proteins:
- a CDS encoding efflux RND transporter periplasmic adaptor subunit, whose amino-acid sequence MNKQSFLSIIAASVIIASCGNKNDKSAQAGGAPQVKEYKTLTLEPKSATLYTDFPATIQGQQNIEIRPRVEGYIDKIFVDEGAVVKVGQPLFKISAPEYEQEVRTASASIKSAQASLSAAKLAVNKVRPLVEKGIISKYDLESAQYTYESAVATLAQANAALVNAKTNLGYTTVTSPVNGVVGSIPFRLGSLVGSNTTEPLTTVSSIGNVYAYFALNEKMLLNFTQTAAEGSSLAQLIKKMPAVSLLLSDGSIYSEKGYVETVNGLINTETGSVTFRARFPNPKGIIRSGSSATVKIPQDIEEKLLIPQSATFELQDKMFAVTVGKDGKTKNVAIKVLENSAGNYYVVTEGLKTGDQIVLEGVAALKDGSEIKPKNQSQEEVYADLK is encoded by the coding sequence ATGAATAAGCAATCTTTTTTAAGCATTATTGCTGCGTCAGTTATCATCGCTTCATGCGGAAATAAAAATGACAAATCGGCTCAGGCTGGCGGCGCACCACAAGTTAAAGAGTATAAAACGTTGACTTTAGAACCTAAATCAGCAACTTTATATACTGATTTTCCGGCAACTATTCAAGGACAGCAAAATATAGAAATACGCCCAAGGGTTGAAGGTTATATTGATAAAATCTTTGTTGATGAAGGTGCCGTTGTAAAAGTTGGACAACCTTTGTTTAAAATTAGCGCACCAGAATATGAGCAGGAAGTTCGTACAGCAAGTGCAAGTATAAAAAGTGCTCAGGCAAGTTTAAGTGCTGCAAAATTGGCTGTAAATAAAGTTAGACCATTGGTCGAAAAAGGAATTATCAGTAAATACGATTTAGAATCGGCGCAATATACTTATGAATCTGCTGTAGCAACATTAGCGCAGGCAAATGCAGCTTTAGTAAATGCCAAAACTAATTTGGGTTATACAACTGTAACAAGTCCGGTTAATGGCGTTGTAGGTTCGATTCCGTTTCGTCTGGGAAGTTTAGTTGGCTCAAATACAACAGAACCTTTGACAACAGTTTCGAGCATTGGTAATGTTTACGCTTATTTTGCATTGAATGAAAAAATGCTTTTGAATTTTACTCAAACTGCTGCCGAAGGAAGTTCTCTTGCTCAGTTGATTAAAAAAATGCCAGCGGTTTCATTATTGCTTTCTGATGGATCAATTTACAGTGAAAAAGGATATGTTGAAACCGTAAACGGATTAATTAATACAGAAACTGGTTCGGTTACTTTTAGAGCTCGTTTTCCTAATCCAAAAGGAATCATCAGAAGCGGAAGCAGTGCTACAGTAAAAATTCCGCAAGACATAGAAGAAAAACTATTGATTCCACAAAGCGCCACTTTTGAACTTCAGGATAAAATGTTTGCGGTTACAGTTGGAAAAGATGGTAAAACCAAAAATGTCGCTATCAAAGTCTTAGAAAATAGCGCAGGGAATTATTATGTAGTTACCGAAGGATTAAAAACAGGAGATCAAATTGTATTAGAAGGAGTTGCAGCGTTGAAAGACGGAAGCGAAATCAAACCTAAAAATCAAAGTCAGGAAGAAGTTTATGCTGACTTAAAATAA